In Oscillospiraceae bacterium, the genomic window CGACCCCTCAGTGCGCATCCAACAATGCGCGGCTTCTGATAACGGAAGCCTGCCGTCCGGGCCTACACACAGCAGCCGCTGTTTCAGCCCGAAAGCTCGGAGAGGATCTTCCCACGGGGTTCATGCACTGCCTTGCATCCACCGGCAGCTCTCTGAAGCACTCCACCCGGGTACTTGTTCTCGTCATAGCCGAATATTTCACTGACACGGAGTATACCCCTTTGCAGGCTCTGCGTCAAGGGGCTGCGGCCTGCTGTTTTTTCATGCCTGAAACCGCACAGAACAATCCGGTTCATCCAACCGAGCGGGGAGGACGTGAATATTCTGCCAAAAAATCCGGATGAAATTTGTGCAATCAAACAAAAGAAAAAACGCATGTCGGTGATATATTAACAAAAACCAGGAAAATCTACTTGCATGTCAAACAAAATACGTCTATAATAAAGTAAAGGAAGGACGTCCGACGTCATGACGTCTACAAAAGGCATACGGCTTCCTTATAGAAGCTGTAAGCAAGCGGAGCAGAACGGAGTACAGATACGATGGCACAGGAACTCAGTGTTTTCAGCAATATCCAGGATAACCGCACTTCCTCTCTTGCGGAACAGGTGGCGGATCAGATCAATCAGGTCATCATCGACCAGAACATCAATGCAGGCGAGAAGCTGCCCAACGAGTTTGAACTGGCTGCCCACCTGAACGTGGGGCGCGGCACCATTCGCGAAGCGGTCAAGCTGCTGGTGGCACGCAACTGTCTGGAGATCCGCCGGGGCAAGGGCACCTTTGTGGTGGAAAAGCCGGGTCAGATCGAGGACCCGCTGGGCTTTGCCTATGTAAAGGATAAGATCACGCTGGCGGTGGACCTGATGGAGCTGCGCCTGCAGCTGGAGCCGTGGGTGGCTCAGCTGGCCGCCCAGCGCATTGAGGAAAACGAAAAGGACACTCTGCGCCAGCTGTGTGCGCAGGTGGAGCACAAGATCCGTTCCGGCGAGGACCACGGCCCGGCCGACAAGGAATTCCACGCCTATGTGGCCCGCTGCACCCACAACAGTGTGATCACCGAGATCATGCCCGTGATCACCTATAGTATTGAGATGTTCACCAAGTTCAAGGCACCCCGCCTGCTGGAGGACACCATCCGCACCCACTGGCAGATCACGGAGGCCATCTGCGCCAACGACCCCCAAAAAGCTTACGATAGCATGTATGAGCATGTGTCCGAAAACCGCGAGAGCATCGAGATCGTGCGGCGCATGAGCATGGAGCAGAACCGGAATCGTGATAATTAACAAAATATGAATTTTCCGTTTGTAAAATATGGAGAATTGAGTCAGACACCGTTGACAAGTTCTGTTGACGGTGTTATATTTTAGCCAACATAAGACGTCATACGTCACATGACGATGCATGTCTTGGAAGAAAGCGAAGCATATACACAAGTGAAGAAGGAGATCTTACCATGAAAAACGTTATTTCTCGTCGTTCTTTCCTGAAGGCAGCCGGCATCATCGGCGCATCTGCTGCTCTGGCAGCCTGCGGCGGCTCTTCTGCCTCCACCGCCGGCAGCACGGCTGGCTCCACCGCTGGCGCTGCAGCTTCCGGTGAGTCCGTCACCTTCACCCTGTCCATGGTTGATAACGAGCAGTCCAACTACTACAAGGGCGCTCAGGCCATCGCGGACAGCGTGAACGAGGCCACCAACGGCCAGTTCCAGATCAAGGTCGTTGCAGGCGGCACTCTGGGCGGCGAGTCTGATACTCTGGACATGGCCATTCAGGGCGACCTGGACATCGCAAGCTGCGCAAACTCCGTGCTGGCAAACTACATCCCCGAGATGAGCATCCTGGACCAGGCTTTCCTGTGGGACAGCCAGGATCAGGCCAACTACGCTGTGCGCAATGAGCTGGGCGATCTGATCCAGGAGAAGGCAAACGCTCAGGGCATCCACGTCATCGGCTACATGGAGTCCGGCTTCCGTGATGTGTTCAGCAAGAAGCCCATCCAGACCATGGCAGACTTCAACGGCGTCAAGATCCGCACCATGCAGAATGATGGTCAGCTGCTGGCCTTCACCTCCTTCGGTGCAAACCCCGTTGCTCTGGCAGCCGGCGACCAGTTCACCGCTCTGCAGCAGAACACCATCGACGCCTGCGAGAACGCTGTGTCCAACTGCTGGGTCAACAAGTTCTATGAGGCTGGTGTCACCTCCGTCACCAAGACCCATCACTGCTTCGTTTACATCCCCCTGTGCATGAGCGATAACGCCTGGAACAAGATCCCCGACGACATGAAGGATACCTTCGTGGAGGCTGTCTGGGCTGGCTGCGAGAAGCAGTGGCAGTACCTGAACGAGGCCAACGACGAGGCCATCGGCCTGCTGGAAGGCGTGGGCGTCACCATGTACGACATCGACACCGACGAGCTGAAGAGCGCTTACGAGGCCAAGAAGGCTTCCTCCGGCGTGACCTACGACGAGACCTGGCAGGCCGCTGTGGATGCTGCCAAGGCAGCTCAGGCCTGATCGGAAAACACGCAAAAACGTAAACAAATTGCATAGATAGAACGCCTATCTGTGCCGCAGTTCACGGATGCAGCCTCTGAGGCTGCATCCGCGGATTGCTGTCATACACAGGAGGAGCTTCCATGAAAGCACTGAAGAAAGTGGTTCGTGGTGTCACCCTGGCCGAGTTGTGGGCAACGGCCCTGACCTTTGTGATCATGGTCGTGTGCTACTTTATCTCGGTGGTGAACCGCAACTTTATCAAGGGTTCCATGCCATGGACCGAGGAACTGGCCCTGTACTGCATGGTTTATATGGCCCTGATCGGCACCGAGCTGGGTCTGCGCGACGGCACGCAGGTGAGCGTGACCGCCCTGACCGAAAAGCTCAAGGGTACCATGGTCGGCAAAATCGTCAACTTCATCGCCAAAGTGGCCCTGATCGTGTTCTCCTGCACCATGCTGCGCTACAGCGTGGCCCTGGTGGCCAAGCAGATGAGTGCCGGTCAGACCACCCCGGTCATGAAGGTGCCTATGTACGTCATCTACATCTCGCTGGTCATCTCCTTTGCACTGATCGTCATCAACCAGATCCTGATGCTGGTGGGTGAGATGATGCACATCGACATGAGCGACATCACCAACATTGATGCCGTGATCGACGGCATCATCAAGAAGAAGGAGGCGAAGTGATCATGAATGCTGGCGTTATCCTGTTTCTGATCTTCGCAGTCTGCGTTCTGATCGGAGTCCCCATTTCCATGTCCCTGGGCATCGGCTCTCTGGCCGCTGTGGCTCTGGGCAACCTGGGCGTTTCGCCTGCCGTTATCGCACAGCGCGTGTTCGGCGGCCTGCAGTCCACCTCCATCATGGCCATTGCCTTCTTCATCTTGGCCGGCAACCTGATGGCTGGCGGCGGCATCTCCCGTCGTATCGTCAACTTTGCAAACTGCCTCATCGGCAACATCCGCGGCGGCATGAGCGTGGCTCTGGTCATCGCCTGTGCCTTCTTCGCTGCTCTGTCCGGTTCCGCTCCCGCAACCGTCGTCGCTATCGGCTCCATGCTGTACGCTGACATGGTCAAGCAGGGCTACCCGGAGGACCGCACCGCCGGTCTGCTGGTCATCGCCGGCGGCCTGGGCCCGGTCATTCCCCCGTCCATCATCATGGTGTTGTACTGCACCCTGACCGGTGCGTCCGTTACCAACATGTTCAGCCAGGGCATGGTCATCGGCATCCTGATCATGATCGTCCTGATCCTGGAAGCCCTGTACTATGCTCACAAGGAAAAGTGGCCCAAGGCTGAGACCAAGCATACCGCCGGTGAGATCGGCAAGATCTTCCTGGAGGCTGTGCCTGCTCTGCTGACCCCCGTCATCATCCTGGGCGGCATCTACTCCGGCCTGCTGACCGCTACCGAGTCCGCTGCTGTGGCCTGCGTGTGGGCTTTCATCGCCGGTGTGTTCATCTACAAGGAGATCAAGATCGCCGATCTGATCCCCATCCTGATGAAGTCCGCTAAGAGCGCTGCCATGATCCTGTTCATCATCGCAGCTTCCACCGCATTCTCCTGGGTGTTCACCTTCTCCGGTGCTTCCGCTGCTCTGGTGCAGCTGGTCGTCTCCATGAACCTGAACAAGACCCTGTTCTGCCTGGTCGTGGCCATCATCCTGCTGATCTTCGGCACCTTCATGGAAGGTACCGCCATCGCAGTTCTGCTGGTGCCCGTTCTGTGGCCCATCGCCGAGAGCATGGGCATCAACGTCATCCACTTTGGCATGATCCTGTGCATCTCCAACGTCATCGGTACCATGACCCCTCCCGTGGCCGTCAACATCTTCTCGGCTGTGCAGGTCACCCGCTCTGTGCGTGAACTGAAAATCGGCGAGATCTCCAAGGCTGAGATTCCCTTCTTCATCGGTTACGTTGCAGTGTTCTTCCTGTGCGTGTTCTCTGAGACCTTCTGCACCTTCCTGATCCGCTAAGGAGAGAAACCTATGGTAACCATCAGAGACATCAAAACCATCTGCACCGCGCCGGAGGGCATCAACCTTCTGGTGGTGAAGGTGGAAACCAGCGAGCCGGGCCTGTACGGCCTGGGCTGCGGTACCTTCGCTTACCGGCACCTGGCCGTCAAGATGGTTGTGGAAGAATATCTGCGCCCGCTGCTGATCGGCCGTGATGTTTCGGACATCAACGACATCTGGCAGCTCATGCACCAGAACGGCTACTGGCGCAATGGCCCCATCGAGAACAATGCGATCTCCGGTGTGGACATGGCCCTGTGGGACATCAAAGGCAAAATGGCCAACATGCCCCTGTACCAGCTGTTCGGCGGCAAGTGCCGCGAGGGCGTGCCGGTGTACCGCCACGTCGATGGCCGCGACCTGTCCGAGATCTGCGAGAACATCGCCAAGTACCGTGAGATCGGCGTCAAGACCATCCGCTGCCAGTGCGGCGGTTACGGCGGCAGCGAGTACGGCCATACCCCGGCCGGTGCACCGGTGGGCGCAAAGCCCGGCGTGTATCTGGACGGCAATGCCTACATCCGTGATACCGTCAAACTGTTCGACGGCATCCGCAGCAAGATGGGCGATGAGATCGGCCTGGTGCACGATGTGCACGAGCGCATCGCTCCGGCCGACGCCGTTCGTCTGGCCAAGGAGCTGGAGCCCTACCACCTGACCTTCCTGGAGGACCCCGTTTCTCTGGAACAGGTGGAGTACATCCGCCAGATCAAGAACGCTTCTTCCATTCCCATCGCGGAAGGCGAGCTGTTCAACAATCCCTACGAGTACCGCACCCTCATCACCGAGCGCCTGATCGACTACATCCGTGTGCACATCACCCAGGTGGGCGGCATCACTCCCGCCCGCAAGCTGCAGATCTTTGCAGAGCAGTTCGGCGTGCGCACCGCATGGCATGGCCCCGGTGATATGTCCCCGCTGGCTCATGCAGCCAACGTTCACATCGACCTGGCTGCCCCGAACTTCGGCGTGCAGGAGTGGTCCGGCATTGAGCCGCCCAACTTCGTCATCCAGAAGCTGAAGGGACCCCATGGTGCTCTGCTGGAGGTGTTCCCCGGTCTGCCCAAGTACAAGGACGGCTACGTTTACGCAAACGACAAGCCCGGCCTTGGCGTGGACCTGATCGAGAAGGAAGCCGAGAAGTACCCTTGCGAAAATACCGTAACGACCTGGACGCAGACCCGCCGCATGGACGGCGCGCTGCAGACTCCGTAAGAAACTGTAAAGAACATCTTGTTTTGGAGGCATAAAAATGGTTAATAGTCTGTTTGATATCACCGGCAAGAAAGCAATCGTTACCGGTGGCACCCGCGGCCTGGGCAAGGGCATGGCAGAGGGCCTGATGGAGTCCGGCGCAGAAGTGGCGATCATCGGCACTTCCGACAAGGTCTATCAGGTTGCCGATGAGTTCAAGGCACGCGGCTTTGTGTGCTACGGCGTCAAGGCGGACCTGTCCGACCGTGACCAGTGCAACGAAGCATTCAACAAGTGCGTCGAGCTGCTGGGCGACCTGGACATCCTGGTGCCGGCCCACGGCATCCAGCGCCGTCACCCCTCCAACGAGTTCCCCGACAAGGATTGGGATGATGTGATCAACACCAACCTGAACTCTGTGTTCTGGCTGTCCCGTGCTGCTTCCAACATCTTCAAGGCCAAGGGCTACGGCAAGATCATCATGATCGCCTCCATGTGCTCCTGGTTCGGCGGCAAGACCGTGCCCGCTTACTCCGCTGCAAAGGGCGGCGTGATGCAGCTGTGCAAGGCCTTCAGCAACGACCTGCTGCAGTACGGTATCAACGTCAACGCCATCGCTCCGGGCTACATGGACACCGAAATGAACGTGGCCCTGACCGACCCGAAGAACCCCAAGTTCACCCAGCAGCGTTACGACGAGCTGACCCAGCGCATTCCCGCTCACCGCTGGGGCACCCCTGACGACATGAAGGGCTGCTGCATCTTCCTGGCTTCTCATGCCAGCGACTACCTGGGCGGTGCCATCATCCCTGTGGATGGCGGCTATCTGGTTATGTGATTCTCCTTCTTCCATATATGCATCGTTAGCCAAATGAGAGAGGGCCTTCTCCGGCGCAAGCCGGGGGAGGCCCTTTCTCAGTGCTGCCATCTTTCGGCGGAAATAGGCAAAACGATTGTGTTCGGGCCGGGATTGTGCTACACTTAAAAGGCTTTCTGTTTTGAATAAAAGGATAGGAGAATCATTACTATGGAAACTCAAAAATCCAAGCGCAGTGCGTTTTCCGGCAAGATCGGGTTCGTGCTCAGCGCAGCAGGTGCCTCGGTGGGTCTGGGCAATATCTGGCGTTTCCCGTATCTCGCCGCAAAATACGGCGGTGGAATTTTTCTGTTGGTGTACATCGTGCTGGCCGTTACGTTTGGCTATACCATGATCGTGGCCGAAACAGCGCTTGGCCGCATGACCAAAAAGAGCCCGGTGGGGGCATTTGGCACATTCGGCAAAAGCGGCAGGCTGAAATTCGGCGGCTGGATCAATGCAGTCATTCCCATTCTGATCGTACCGTATTATTCGGTCATTGGCGGCTGGGTCATCCGGTATCTTTCCGCGTATGTCAGCGGCCACGGCAGTGAGCTGGCACAGGACGGCTATTTTTCCGGCTTTATTTCCAGCGGTCTGTCTGCAGAGGTGTGTTTCCTCATCTTTACCATTTTTACGCTGGTCATCATTTTTGCCGGGGTACGCAATGGTGTGGAACGGGTGTCCAAGCTGATGATGCCGGTTCTGGTGGTCCTGTCGGTGATCATTGCCGTTTACTCGGTCACCCGTCCGGGTGCACTGGCAGGCGTCAAGTACTTCCTGGTGCCCAACGTGGCCAATTTTTCCTGGATGACCGTCGTCACCGCCATGGGGCAGATGTTCTACTCGCTGTCCATTGCCATGGGCATTCTCGTGACCTTTGGTTCCTACATGAAAGAGGACGTTTCCATTGAGGAATCCACCGAGAACGTCGAGGTCTTTGATACGGCCATTGCCATCATGGCAGGTCTGATGATCATTCCGGCAGTGTTCTCCTTCTCCGGCGGTGACCCGGATACCCTGCAGGCAGGTCCCTCGCTGATGTTCATCACCATTCCCAAGGTGTTCGAGAGCATGGGGTTCGGCCACGTTGTCGGCGTGCTGTTCTTCCTTCTGGTCCTTTTTGCTGCGATCACAAGCTCCATTGCTCTGACCGAGAGCGCCGTTTCCACCTTTGAGGATGAATTGGGCTGGAACCGCCAGAAAGCGACCGGCTGCATTGGCGTCATTATGGTGGCACTGGGCAGTCTGTCTGCGCTGGGCTATGGTCCTCTGGCCGGTGTGACGGTGTTCGGGATGCAGTTCCTGGACTTCTTCGATTTCCTGACAAACTCGGTCATGATGCCCATTGCGGCCATTGCCACCTGCCTACTGGTGTCGCGTGTGGTGGGCGTGGAGAAGATCGCAGAGGAGGTCACCACCGACGGGAAACCATTCCGTCGGAAAAAGATCTTCAACTTTATGATCCGCTATCTGTGCCCCGTGTTCGCGGCCATCATTCTGGTGAGCTCTGTGGCCAATGCTCTGGGCTGGATCTCGATGTAAGGATAAGAATGTACGATATGTGCATCTTTCGATGGATGAGATGGAAGAACTGGCCGGCAAGGTAGCGGCATCTTCTTAAAACAAACAGCGGCAGTTTTCCGAAAACGGAAATCTGCCGCTGTTTTATATCATGTCCCGGACAGGAGTCGAACCTGCGGCCTTCCCCTTAGGAGGGGGACGCTCTATCCAACTGAGCTACCGAGACACAGACCGATGCACACAAGGCACACCGCCTATCTATAATACCGCATCGTGCGCATAAAATCAAGTTGAACCGACGAGGAAAATGGTGTATGCTATAAGGGAGAAAACGAAAGCGGCAGTGCAGGTGTGTGCTGCCTGCGGAGGAACGTATGAAAAAGCCATTCAAGAACCCATTCCGGCATCATCCTGCAAAGAACCGGAACAAACCGCGGGGGTACAGCCCTACCCAGATCATCTGCGTCAGTTTTGTGATCGTGATCGCACTGGGTACGCTGCTGTTGTCGCTGCCCATTGCCAGCCGCTACGGGCGGATGCGGGTGATCGACGCCATGTTCACGGCCACCAGCGCCACCTGCGTGACCGGTCTGGTCGTGCGGGATACCTGGACCCAGTTCACGGTGTTCGGGCAGGCGGTGATCCTGGTCCTGATCCAGGTGGGAGGCCTGGGTCTGGTGACCCTGACCAGCTTTTTTGCGCTGGCCATGCGGCGGCGCATGGGCTTCCGGGACCTGCGAGTGCTGGGCGAGAGCGTGTCGGCTGATGGCTACGCCCAGGCCAAGGACGTGCTGCGCATCGTGGTGGGTCTGGCCGCCCTGTTTGAGGGCATCGGCATCCTGCTGCTGCTGTTTGCCTTTGTGCCCCAATTTGGGCTCCAGGGCATCTGGATCAGCATCTTTACCGCCATTTCGGCCTTCTGCAATGCAGGCTTTGACCTGTTTGGTCAGTTTGGGGCCTATTCCTCCCTGGTGCCCTATGTCCATAACTACTATGTTCAGGCCGTGGTCATGTTTATGATCATTGCAGGCGGCCTGGGCTTTATGGTGTGGGTGGAGCTGATCCAGTACCCCAAAAAGCGCAAGTTGTCCCTCCACGCTCGGGTGGTGCTGATCTTTTCGGTGCTGCTGTGGGTAGGGGGTGCAGCCCTCATCGGTCTGCTGGAGTGGAACAACCCCGGCAGCATGGGAAACCTCAGCGCAGGGGATAAGATCATGGCGTCGCTGTTCCAGTCGGTGTCCACCCGCACGGCTGGCATGAACACCATTGATCTGGCGGCCTGCGGGCCCATCACCAAGCTGCTGATGAGCGTGCTGCAGTTCATTGGTGCGGCACCCGGTTCCACGGGCGGCGGCGTGAAGGTGACCACCTTTGCGGTGCTGTTCCTGACCATCCGCAGCGTGGCGCAGGGCCGGGATGACTGCGTGATCGCCGACCACCACATTGAGTCCAAAACGGTGTACCGTGCCCTGACCATCATCGTCATCGGCGCACTGGCTGCCTTTGGCTCGGCTGTGGTGGTGTATTACAACACCTCGGATGCGGTGTCGGTCATTGACGCCATCTTCGAGTCCTGCTCGGCCTTTGGCACGGTGGGTCTGTCGGTGGGCGTGACCGCCCGGCTGAAGGATGGGGCAAAGCTCCTGTATATGGCCGTGATGTTTATGGGACGTGTGGGCCCGGTGTCGCTGGCCATGAGCCTGACCGCTAAGCCGGACGACAACAAGCGCAAGATCATGCCGGTTGGCCACATCAATGTGGGCTGAGGCATTCTGCAAATCATGCAAAAATGGAGGCTGTCCGAATCCGGACAGCCTCCATTTTTGCTATATTGGACGATGAAATTACTCTGCGTACAGGCCGATGATGTTCAGCACAATTTGGGTGCAGCGGTCCATCCGCTCCACAGTGGTGCACTCGCACACGCCGTGGAAGTTGAAGCCGCCGGTGCCCAGGTTGGGGCAGGGCAGGCCCATCCAGCTCAGGGTCGCGCCGTCGGTGCCGCCGCGCACGGGCACTTCTTCCGGTTCCAGCCCGGCCATACGGATGGCCTTGCGGGCGGTCTCTACCAGATGGAAATGCGGCTTGATCTTTTCCAGCATGTTGCGGTAGCTGTCCTTGATCTCCACTTCCACGGTGCCGTCACCGTACTTGCCGTTCAGATATGCGGCAATGTCCAGCAGGTTGTCCTTCTTGAACTGCAGCTTGGCTGCGTCGTGGTCGCGCAGGATGTAGCCCAGCTTGGCTTCGGTCACGTCGCCGTACATCTGGCACAGGTGGTAGAAGCCCTGGCGGCCCTCGGTGGTCTCCGGGCGTGCCATGACCGGCAGAGCGCCGTGGAACTCCATGGCCACGTTGGAAGCGTTGATCATGGTGTCCTTGGCGGAGCCGGGGTGCACCGAGAAGCCGTGGATGGTCACGGTGGCAGCAGCGGCGTTGAAGTTCTCGTATTCCACGGACCCGGCGTCGCCGCCGTCCACAGTGTAGGCAAAGTCGGCACCAAAGCCGGGAATGTCAAACAGGCTGGCACCCTCGCCGATCTCCTCGTCCGGGGTAAAGGCGATGCACAGCTTGCCGTGGGGCAGGCCCTTTTCCAGCACCGTCTCCACGGCGGTCATGATCTCGGCCACACCAGCCTTGTCGTCAGCACCCAGCAGGGTGGTGCCGTCGGTGGTGATCAGGGTCTCGCCCTTCATAGAGGCCAGGAAGGGGAAAGCGGAAACCTTCATCACCATGCCGGTGGCGGGCAGGGTCACGTCACTGCCGTCATAGTTCTCGTGCAGGATGGGGTTCACGTTCTCACCGCTGGCATCGGGGGCGGTGTCCATGTGGGCGATGAGGCCCAGTGCGGGCTTGTCCTCGCAGCCGGGAGTGGCGGGCAGGCTGCCGTAGACGTAGCAGTGCTCGTCCACACGGGCATCCTCCACGCCCAGAGCCTTGAGCTCCTCCACCAGCTGGTGGGCCAGGTCAAATTCCCGGGCGGCGGACGGGTGCGTACCGGATTCGGGATCCGAGGTGGTGTACACCCGGACATAATTCAGAAGTCGTTCATAAGCGCGCATAAGAGGCACACTCCTTTATCAAAATCAACGGCTGCCAAAAAGGGCATCCACCTATTATCATACCTTTTTTTCTCCTTTTTTACAACCGTTTTGGGGCCACTGGACAAAAAAGAACCGCCCTCACAAGAGCCTTGAACA contains:
- a CDS encoding FadR family transcriptional regulator; this translates as MAQELSVFSNIQDNRTSSLAEQVADQINQVIIDQNINAGEKLPNEFELAAHLNVGRGTIREAVKLLVARNCLEIRRGKGTFVVEKPGQIEDPLGFAYVKDKITLAVDLMELRLQLEPWVAQLAAQRIEENEKDTLRQLCAQVEHKIRSGEDHGPADKEFHAYVARCTHNSVITEIMPVITYSIEMFTKFKAPRLLEDTIRTHWQITEAICANDPQKAYDSMYEHVSENRESIEIVRRMSMEQNRNRDN
- a CDS encoding TRAP transporter substrate-binding protein, with amino-acid sequence MKNVISRRSFLKAAGIIGASAALAACGGSSASTAGSTAGSTAGAAASGESVTFTLSMVDNEQSNYYKGAQAIADSVNEATNGQFQIKVVAGGTLGGESDTLDMAIQGDLDIASCANSVLANYIPEMSILDQAFLWDSQDQANYAVRNELGDLIQEKANAQGIHVIGYMESGFRDVFSKKPIQTMADFNGVKIRTMQNDGQLLAFTSFGANPVALAAGDQFTALQQNTIDACENAVSNCWVNKFYEAGVTSVTKTHHCFVYIPLCMSDNAWNKIPDDMKDTFVEAVWAGCEKQWQYLNEANDEAIGLLEGVGVTMYDIDTDELKSAYEAKKASSGVTYDETWQAAVDAAKAAQA
- a CDS encoding TRAP transporter small permease is translated as MKALKKVVRGVTLAELWATALTFVIMVVCYFISVVNRNFIKGSMPWTEELALYCMVYMALIGTELGLRDGTQVSVTALTEKLKGTMVGKIVNFIAKVALIVFSCTMLRYSVALVAKQMSAGQTTPVMKVPMYVIYISLVISFALIVINQILMLVGEMMHIDMSDITNIDAVIDGIIKKKEAK
- a CDS encoding TRAP transporter large permease, producing the protein MNAGVILFLIFAVCVLIGVPISMSLGIGSLAAVALGNLGVSPAVIAQRVFGGLQSTSIMAIAFFILAGNLMAGGGISRRIVNFANCLIGNIRGGMSVALVIACAFFAALSGSAPATVVAIGSMLYADMVKQGYPEDRTAGLLVIAGGLGPVIPPSIIMVLYCTLTGASVTNMFSQGMVIGILIMIVLILEALYYAHKEKWPKAETKHTAGEIGKIFLEAVPALLTPVIILGGIYSGLLTATESAAVACVWAFIAGVFIYKEIKIADLIPILMKSAKSAAMILFIIAASTAFSWVFTFSGASAALVQLVVSMNLNKTLFCLVVAIILLIFGTFMEGTAIAVLLVPVLWPIAESMGINVIHFGMILCISNVIGTMTPPVAVNIFSAVQVTRSVRELKIGEISKAEIPFFIGYVAVFFLCVFSETFCTFLIR
- a CDS encoding starvation-sensing protein RspA — its product is MVTIRDIKTICTAPEGINLLVVKVETSEPGLYGLGCGTFAYRHLAVKMVVEEYLRPLLIGRDVSDINDIWQLMHQNGYWRNGPIENNAISGVDMALWDIKGKMANMPLYQLFGGKCREGVPVYRHVDGRDLSEICENIAKYREIGVKTIRCQCGGYGGSEYGHTPAGAPVGAKPGVYLDGNAYIRDTVKLFDGIRSKMGDEIGLVHDVHERIAPADAVRLAKELEPYHLTFLEDPVSLEQVEYIRQIKNASSIPIAEGELFNNPYEYRTLITERLIDYIRVHITQVGGITPARKLQIFAEQFGVRTAWHGPGDMSPLAHAANVHIDLAAPNFGVQEWSGIEPPNFVIQKLKGPHGALLEVFPGLPKYKDGYVYANDKPGLGVDLIEKEAEKYPCENTVTTWTQTRRMDGALQTP
- a CDS encoding SDR family oxidoreductase, which gives rise to MVNSLFDITGKKAIVTGGTRGLGKGMAEGLMESGAEVAIIGTSDKVYQVADEFKARGFVCYGVKADLSDRDQCNEAFNKCVELLGDLDILVPAHGIQRRHPSNEFPDKDWDDVINTNLNSVFWLSRAASNIFKAKGYGKIIMIASMCSWFGGKTVPAYSAAKGGVMQLCKAFSNDLLQYGINVNAIAPGYMDTEMNVALTDPKNPKFTQQRYDELTQRIPAHRWGTPDDMKGCCIFLASHASDYLGGAIIPVDGGYLVM
- a CDS encoding sodium-dependent transporter produces the protein METQKSKRSAFSGKIGFVLSAAGASVGLGNIWRFPYLAAKYGGGIFLLVYIVLAVTFGYTMIVAETALGRMTKKSPVGAFGTFGKSGRLKFGGWINAVIPILIVPYYSVIGGWVIRYLSAYVSGHGSELAQDGYFSGFISSGLSAEVCFLIFTIFTLVIIFAGVRNGVERVSKLMMPVLVVLSVIIAVYSVTRPGALAGVKYFLVPNVANFSWMTVVTAMGQMFYSLSIAMGILVTFGSYMKEDVSIEESTENVEVFDTAIAIMAGLMIIPAVFSFSGGDPDTLQAGPSLMFITIPKVFESMGFGHVVGVLFFLLVLFAAITSSIALTESAVSTFEDELGWNRQKATGCIGVIMVALGSLSALGYGPLAGVTVFGMQFLDFFDFLTNSVMMPIAAIATCLLVSRVVGVEKIAEEVTTDGKPFRRKKIFNFMIRYLCPVFAAIILVSSVANALGWISM
- a CDS encoding potassium transporter Trk; this translates as MKKPFKNPFRHHPAKNRNKPRGYSPTQIICVSFVIVIALGTLLLSLPIASRYGRMRVIDAMFTATSATCVTGLVVRDTWTQFTVFGQAVILVLIQVGGLGLVTLTSFFALAMRRRMGFRDLRVLGESVSADGYAQAKDVLRIVVGLAALFEGIGILLLLFAFVPQFGLQGIWISIFTAISAFCNAGFDLFGQFGAYSSLVPYVHNYYVQAVVMFMIIAGGLGFMVWVELIQYPKKRKLSLHARVVLIFSVLLWVGGAALIGLLEWNNPGSMGNLSAGDKIMASLFQSVSTRTAGMNTIDLAACGPITKLLMSVLQFIGAAPGSTGGGVKVTTFAVLFLTIRSVAQGRDDCVIADHHIESKTVYRALTIIVIGALAAFGSAVVVYYNTSDAVSVIDAIFESCSAFGTVGLSVGVTARLKDGAKLLYMAVMFMGRVGPVSLAMSLTAKPDDNKRKIMPVGHINVG
- the pepT gene encoding peptidase T — its product is MRAYERLLNYVRVYTTSDPESGTHPSAAREFDLAHQLVEELKALGVEDARVDEHCYVYGSLPATPGCEDKPALGLIAHMDTAPDASGENVNPILHENYDGSDVTLPATGMVMKVSAFPFLASMKGETLITTDGTTLLGADDKAGVAEIMTAVETVLEKGLPHGKLCIAFTPDEEIGEGASLFDIPGFGADFAYTVDGGDAGSVEYENFNAAAATVTIHGFSVHPGSAKDTMINASNVAMEFHGALPVMARPETTEGRQGFYHLCQMYGDVTEAKLGYILRDHDAAKLQFKKDNLLDIAAYLNGKYGDGTVEVEIKDSYRNMLEKIKPHFHLVETARKAIRMAGLEPEEVPVRGGTDGATLSWMGLPCPNLGTGGFNFHGVCECTTVERMDRCTQIVLNIIGLYAE